One genomic segment of Anguilla anguilla isolate fAngAng1 chromosome 2, fAngAng1.pri, whole genome shotgun sequence includes these proteins:
- the LOC118221456 gene encoding kelch repeat and BTB domain-containing protein 13 — protein METGSSSDSGRGSGRPDTAATLRVRVEDSVFMVDRAMLVRGCDYFRALFRSGMRECRQEEVHLRGLRARGFLIVLAVLRGDRPTLSDDQIVDAVECAAFLQVGALARHLADLINSDNCLLLCQAAAVYGLLELYLSAALFIRDMHEDLQEAAESLLWESRQYVQSLTPSSFVAVGTYSPSMEILQDSFRTLCYLDEGEKDWKHLTDLPTEASTSMAGLAVLSNKLYIVGGVRDVSKQVVESCFCYDAMANKWTTFNGPRQLRYNFTLVGHEGRLYAIGGEYEKTAMSSVEMYDVATGNWSFVHHAPRPVADAACAKAMSRIFVCFWKPKETTDIYEYVPGRDEWSLVTTLIRPHSYGHCMVAHRDNLYVMRNGPYADFLRCLMDCYNITTGQWTAMPGHYVNSKGALFTAVVRGDSAFTVNRMLTLEYAIGTGGWKPRREMKGFPRSGSVWTFFLRLPKTRAHPKQREALDSTGQDDANDPNPA, from the coding sequence ATGGAGACCGGCAGCAGCAGTGATTCAGGCAGGGGGAGCGGGAGGCCAGATACGGCCGCCACCCTCCGGGTGCGTGTGGAGGACAGCGTCTTCATGGTGGACAGAGCCATGCTGGTGCGCGGCTGTGACTACTTCCGCGCCCTCTTCCGCTCGGGGATGAGAGAGTGCAGGCAAGAGGAGGTTCACCTGAGGGGCCTGCGGGCGCGCGGCTTCCTGATCGTGCTGGCTGTGCTGAGGGGGGACCGGCCCACCCTGAGCGACGACCAGATCGTCGACGCCGTCGAATGCGCTGCATTCCTCCAGGTGGGCGCTCTGGCTCGGCACCTCGCTGACCTCATCAACTCTGACAACTGCCTGCTGCTGTGCCAGGCCGCCGCCGTGTACGGCCTGTTGGAGCTCTACCTCAGTGCCGCGCTCTTTATCCGTGACATGCATGAAGATCTGCAGGAGGCGGCGGAAAGCCTGCTGTGGGAATCTCGGCAGTATGTGCAGTCTCTCACCCCCAGCTCCTTTGTGGCAGTTGGCACGTACTCTCCTTCCATGGAGATACTACAGGACTCTTTCAGGACTCTCTGTTACCTGGATGAAGGCGAAAAGGACTGGAAACACCTGACTGACCTGCCGACAGAAGCTAGCACCTCCATGGCAGGCCTGGCAGTCCTCTCCAACAAGCTCTACATCGTGGGGGGCGTGCGGGACGTCAGCAAGCAAGTGGTGGAGTCTTGCTTCTGCTACGACGCGATGGCTAACAAGTGGACCACCTTCAACGGCCCCCGCCAACTCCGCTACAACTTCACACTGGTGGGGCACGAGGGCCGGCTCTATGCCATCGGTGGGGAGTACGAGAAAACCGCCATGTCGTCGGTGGAAATGTACGACGTTGCGACTGGCAACTGGTCCTTCGTCCACCATGCCCCACGGCCTGTGGCCGACGCGGCATGCGCCAAGGCGATGAGCCGGatatttgtgtgcttttggaAGCCCAAGGAGACTACAGACATCTACGAGTATGTCCCGGGACGGGACGAGTGGTCCCTCGTCACCACACTGATTCGTCCTCACAGCTACGGTCACTGCATGGTGGCGCACCGGGATAACCTCTACGTGATGCGGAACGGGCCCTACGCCGACTTCCTGCGGTGCCTGATGGACTGTTACAACATCACCACGGGGCAGTGGACCGCCATGCCGGGGCACTATGTCAACAGCAAGGGCGCCCTGTTCACTGCTGTGGTGAGAGGTGATTCAGCGTTCACCGTCAACCGCATGCTGACGCTGGAGTATGCCATCGGAACAGGGGGGTGGAAGCCACGGCGAGAGATGAAGGGTTTTCCAAGGAGCGGTTCGGTCTGGACATTTTTCCTGAGGCTGCCAAAAACGAGGGCACATCCCAAACAGAGGGAAGCGCTGGACAGCACTGGTCAGGACGATGCCAATGACCCCAATCCGGCTTAA